The Candidatus Tanganyikabacteria bacterium genome has a window encoding:
- a CDS encoding DUF2442 domain-containing protein — translation MARIVAAKSAGEFKLHLRFDNGVEGTVDLSRLVGRGVFAAWSQPGVFESVAIDQDFGTVEWPGGIDLCPDSLYAQLTGVPIGGEPA, via the coding sequence ATGGCACGCATCGTGGCAGCCAAGTCTGCCGGCGAGTTCAAGCTGCATCTCCGGTTCGACAACGGCGTCGAAGGGACGGTCGACCTGTCACGGCTGGTGGGGCGCGGCGTTTTCGCGGCCTGGTCGCAGCCCGGGGTCTTCGAGTCGGTCGCAATCGATCAGGATTTCGGAACCGTCGAGTGGCCGGGAGGGATCGACCTCTGTCCGGACTCCCTGTACGCCCAGCTAACGGGCGTGCCCATCGGCGGCGAACCCGCGTAG
- a CDS encoding DUF4160 domain-containing protein, with product MPELSRFYGIVIRMFYDDHGTPHFHAAYGGQTAAFRIDPPGLLVGRLPPRALGLVVEWAGLHRDELLGAWEAAKFGQTPSPIDPLP from the coding sequence ATGCCTGAGCTCAGCCGTTTCTACGGCATCGTGATCCGCATGTTCTACGACGATCACGGGACCCCGCACTTCCATGCGGCTTATGGCGGCCAGACCGCGGCTTTCCGGATCGATCCGCCGGGACTGCTGGTCGGGCGGTTGCCACCCCGGGCCCTTGGTCTGGTCGTCGAGTGGGCCGGCCTTCACCGAGACGAACTTCTCGGCGCCTGGGAAGCCGCCAAGTTCGGCCAGACCCCTTCCCCGATCGACCCGTTGCCCTGA